The Branchiostoma floridae strain S238N-H82 chromosome 10, Bfl_VNyyK, whole genome shotgun sequence genome has a segment encoding these proteins:
- the LOC118424039 gene encoding collagen alpha-1(XII) chain-like yields the protein MCPFPWILMLVSLFALCYKGIVAAAVVGPTGTLHRGVVPGRPVDLTLQEEARGTAVVMACMAKIHDSKVFESHRLLFPMLRRMARAATEDGREDRTYSPEYHGGIWQVDYSDFRDTLDTRTYPQLLPIWDSIRAQFGIHKVSIRWKDLRKPLYSSLVAGMKILTVPHEIPPSIPAQAAFWKNYCNSALDKSPNDYVTAVEEVAGCQATSLDLVFALDGSASVGDNNFQLSKDFINTIIQSFTIGPDLTRVGVVQYSFSVNLELELKDHLSAAPLIQAVEEIEYDEGLFTHTGEALQYITTHSFAVENGAREVRKGVPKVSILLTDGESGDYHDVTVWSQRAQEAGITVFPVGVTNNVDQQELETMAGHAGKVYRVGWFRDLEKILTDMEESLCRAVAAVPVGSPVSADLDRDAVRHLSFIVPDVGMTFKLTLNRGQVAMYGSSVVTTPNEAIYNFTLTSGDLFLPPVSVPSQDARTTLYVSVYGLSDDSSFTLRTTEGNTTTTPPSQQQTAAHGHSSTASSFKLDPKSGPLFWCLFVYLASTTGISAYLI from the exons ATGTGCCCTTTCCCGTGGATCCTCATGCTTGTCTCCCTGTTCGCGCTGTGTTACAAGGGGATCGTCGCCGCGGCTGTGGTCGGGCCGACCGGCACCCTCCACCGAGGGGTTGTCCCGGGACGCCCGGTAGATCTAACCCTACAGGAAGAAGCACGGGGTACTGCTGTGGTGATGGCCTGCATGGCGAAGATTCACGACTCCAAAGTGTTTGAGTCCCACCGGCTGCTGTTCCCGATGTTACGGAGGATGGCCCGGGCAGCCACCGAGGACGGGCGGGAGGACAGGACGTACAGCCCCGAGTACCATGGGGGGATTTGGCAG GTTGACTATAGTGATTTTCGAGACACCTTGGATACCAGGACCTACCCCCAACTCCTGCCTATATGGGACAGCATCAGGGCACAGTTTGGTATTCACAAGGTTTCCATACGCTGGAAAGACCTGAG GAAGCCGCTGTACTCGTCCCTTGTGGCAGGTATGAAAATTCTGACTGTTCCTCACGAGATCCCGCCCAGTATCCCCGCACAGGCCGCCTTCTGGAAGAACTACTGTAACAGCGCGCTGGACAAGAGTCCAAATGACTATGTCACTGCAGTGGAAGAAGTAGCAG GTTGCCAAGCAACCAGCCTGGACCTAGTTTTTGCGCTGGATGGTTCAGCAAGCGTCGGAGATAACAACTTCCAACTGTCCAAGGACTTTATCAACACCATCATACAGTCTTTCACCATTGGACCAGACCTAACTAGGGTGGGAGTCGTACAGTACAG TTTTTCAGTCAATCTTGAGCTTGAACTGAAGGATCACCTAAGTGCAGCCCCCCTTATCCAGGCAGTGGAGGAGATAGAGTATGATGAAGGTTTGTTCACACACACGGGGGAGGCCCTACAGTACATCACAACACACAGCTTTGCTGTAGAGAATGGAGCACGGGAGGTCCGCAAGGGTGTCCCAAAG GTGAGTATACTACTGACGGATGGGGAGTCTGGAGACTACCATGACGTGACGGTGTGGTCGCAGCGAGCGCAGGAGGCCGGCATCACGGTGTTTCCTGTCGGCGTGACGAACAACGTGGATCAGCAGGAGCTGGAGACCATGGCAGGGCATGCTGGGAAGGTTTACAGGGTCGGATGGTTCCGTGACCTTGAGAAGATTCTGACTGACATGGAGGAATCTCTGTGTAGGG CTGTGGCTGCTGTTCCAGTTGGAAGTCCTGTTAGTGCCGACCTTGACAGGGATGCTGTCCGACATTTGTCCTTCATTGTCCCTGATGTGGGGATGACCTTCAAACTGACCTTGAACAGAGGTCAGGTGGCCATGTACGGTTCATCTGTGGTGACAACTCCAAACGAAGCAATCTATAACTTTACACTGACATCAGGG GACTTGTTCCTCCCTCCAGTGTCAGTTCCTAGCCAGGACGCCCGTACAAccttgtatgtgtctgtgtatggCCTGTCTGATGATTCCAGCTTCACACTCCGCACCACCGAGGGAAACACGACgacaacgcccccctcccaacagcAGACTGCTGCCCATGGCCACTCCTCTACAGCATCATCATTCAAGCTGGACCCAAAGAGTGGGCCCCTGTTCTGGTGCCTGTTTGTGTATCTCGCATCTACTACCGGTATCAGTGCTTACCTTATATAA